GCATCGAGTACGAGCCCGTCTTCCAGCTGGACGTCCCCAAGGCAGATTGGAATTACAAGGTCGTCACCGCCACATACGTGGAGCAGGACAACACCGGATTGGTCCACACCGCACCCGGACACGGTCCCGACGATTACGAGACCGGAAAGAGGTACGGCATCGCACCCTTCTGTCCCGTGGCGGAGAACGGAAGGTACACCGACGAGTTCCCCCTGATGGTGGGAAAGAAGGTCAAGACCGTCCACGACGACGTCATCAAGTATCTGGACGAGAACGGCAAGCTGTTCAACTCCAGCAAGATCAAGCACAGGTACGGGCACTGCTGGAGATGCAAATCACCCATCATCTACAGGAACACCCGCCAGTGGTTCGTTGAGGTCCCCAAGGTCAAGGACGAGATGCTCGCAGAGATCGACCGTGCAAAATGGGTCCCCGACTGGGCCGGAAGCACCAGGGAGAAGAACTGGGTCGAAGGCGCCAGGGACTGGTGCATCTCCAGGCAGAGGTACTGGGGAATCCCAATGCCCGTCTGGGAGTGCGAGTGCGGTGAGAAGAAGGTCGTCGGCCAGTACGAGGAGCTGAAGGCTGGAGAGGGATACACCGACGGCATGGACACCCACAGGCCTTGGATCGACGGAGTGACATTCAAGTGCCCCAAGTGCGGCAAGACCATGCACAGGGTTCCCGACGTCCTTGATGTTTGGTTCGATTCCGGAGTAGCTGCATGGGCATCCCTCGGATACCCTCACCACAAGGAGGAATTCGACAAGTGGTGGCCCGGCGACTTCATAGTCGAGGCACATGACCAGACAAGGGGATGGTTCTACTCCCAGCTGGGAGCCGGAGTGATCTCCTTCGACCGTGCACCTTACGACGAGGTCATGATGCACGGATGGGTGTTGGATCCCAAGGGACAGAAGATGTCCAAATCCCTAGGAAACGTCATCGAGCCCTTGGAGCTCATCGACCAGGTCGGTGCGGACTCCGTCAGGTATTACATGATCAAGAGCAACGCTCCCTGGGAGGATACCGCATTCCAGAAGGACGGCCCCAGGAACGCCAGGAAGGTCCTGAACACCTATTGGAACGTAGTCAACTTCGCATCCACGTACATGATCCTGGACAAGTTCGACCCCGAGAAGTTCACAATCGAGTCCATCTCCCCCTATCTCAGGGACGAGGACCGCTGGATGATCTCCAGGACCGAGAAGATCGTGAAGACCGTCACACAGTACCTCGAGACCAGGGAGCTGCACATCGTCGCACGCGAGCTGGAGAACTACATCCTCGAGGACCTATCCAGGTGGTACGTCTGTCTCGTCAGGGACAGGTCGTGGTCCGAGGGAGCAGATGCTGAGGCTGACAAGAATGCCACATACTTCACCCTGTACTACGCGATCATGAAGACCGCACTTGTGCTCGCACCCATCGCGCCCCACATCGCGGAGGAGGTCTACCAGCACATGGGCGGAAAGAAGCTGTCCATCCACATGGAGGACTGGCCCGTCTGCGACGAGAAGCTCATCGACGAGGACATCGAGCACAGCATGTCCCTCGTCAGGAACATCGTGGACATCATCGCCGCCGAGAGGGCGAAGATGGGATCCAAGCTCAGGTGGCCTCTGCTTCAGGTCTTCGTCCGCGGTAACGATGCAGACGTCAACAAGGCCGTCAAGCTGTTCGACGACGTCCTCGCGGATCAGGGTAACATCAAGAAGGTCCAGTACCTCGGAAAGGATGAGATCCCCTCCGTTGAGAAGGACATCGAGCCCGTGGAGTTCGACGAGGGAACAATTTTCATCGACTTCAACGTCACCCCCGAGATCGAGGCGGAGGGCTACGCCAGGGAGCTCATCAGACGTATCCAGCAGATGCGTAAGGACATGAAGCTCAAGGTGGAGCAGTTCATCGATGTCGATGTGGCATCGGAGGAGCGCCTCGTAGGCCTGTTCGAGACCTGGAAGGAGCACATCTCCTCAGAGGTCAGGGCCGAGAAGCTCGTCTTCACCTCGGAACCCAAGGGAACCGAGGTCAAGGAGTGGGACGTCACCGGCAAGATGATCACCATCGGAATCACTCCCAAGGAGTGAGCAAACTCAGGGGCTTCGGCCCCTCATTTTCATTTCCACTTTCAGTCGATTTTTCTGCTAGCCAGACATCAAAATCATAGGTTCCACTTTCGGTCACCTCCCCTTCTGAACTTTAAATACTACCGGGTGGATGGTGTAATCAGAGGAGAAGAAGTGCATCCCCAAAGGCACAATCCTCCAGATGGCACCGGAAATCCATCCATCCTATCCTATCCCCCGGTGCCATCAGGTTTCTTCCATCAATGATATCTTTTATCTGGACTTCCATACGGAGTTCAATGTCCGACATTATGATCAGGAAAAGGAAGAGGATGAGAGAGAAGGAGATCAAGGCCCTGTCCAAGAATCTCCAGGAGCTTTTCGGCGTTCCGGTCTTCGATGAGAGGGATCCGGTGGACATGGCCGAGAGTTCGGATTTCAACGTCATTTTCGTGGGGCAGGACATCCTCGGACTCGTCTATGAGGAGAAACCCTTCCTGACCATCAGGGGAATCCTGAAGTACAGGCCCACCGCCAGATCGGTCACCGTTGACATGGGAGCAGTACCGTTCGTCACCAACGGAGCGGATGTCATGGGCCCCGGAATAACCGATGCCGACGAGAACGTGGCCGAGGGAGACCTCGTTTGGATCAAGGACATCAAGAACGGCGCCCCGCTCGCCATCGGAAAGGCATTGCGTTCCGGAACCGAGTTGAAGAACAAGGCAGGCGGAAAGGCCATCAAGACCATCCACTACGTGGGCGACAAGCTCTGGAAGTCTGGAGAATGATATGCGCAGCGGCAAGGTAATCCAGGATCCCGTTCACGGAAACATCATCGTCGACGGCATCTACCAGGACATAACGGACCGTCCTGAGATGCAGAGGCTGAGGACCGTGAAGCAGCTCGGCCTAGGATACCTTGTTTTCCCCGGCGCTAACCACACCCGCTTCGAGCATTGTCTCGGAACTTACCATCTGGCCGGACGCATGGCGAATGCCATAGGTCTCGGTGAGGATGAATCCAAGACCGTGAGGATGGCAGGTCTTCTCCATGATGTCTGCCACGCACCTTTCTCCCATTGCCTGGAATCCATAATGGAGGATGCAACTGGATTGGATCATATGGAGCTGGCCCGTGCGCTCATAACAGGCAAGCTCCCCAACCACAAGAAAGTGGACGACGACCTCTTCGACGGCCTAAGGCCGATAGGTGACGAGATCGCGAGAGAAGGCATCGATCCCAAAGAGGTCTGCGACCTCATCGCTTATGAGAATTCACACAGCGAGAATCTGGATTCATTCATGGGCAAGGACCATTTCCCTTCCAGGGATTACGCCCATCAGATCATACACGGCCCTGTTGATGCCGACCAGATGGACTACCTGATGAGGGATGCCCACTACACAGGGATAACACACGGCGATATCGACTGCGACAGGCTGATCAACACCATGACCGTCCACAACGACCGTATCATGATCCGCAGGGGCGGGATCACCGCCGCCGAGGGTCTGATGGTATCCAGGTCGCTGATGTACACATCGGTCTACTTCCACGAGACCACCAGGATAGCCGAGAAGATGCTGTGCAAATCCGTGGAGCATTCAGGGCTCGACCTCTCCGACATCTACCTCTGGACGGATTACGACCTTGTCCAGAAGGTAATCGATTCCGACGGCAAGAGCTCCAACTGCATCAGGCGCGTCCTCAACCGCGACATCAACAAGAAGGCCTTCGCGGTCTACAGCACCGATGTCGATGAAGAGGTGGCCTCGAAGCTCATCGGATACGCCAACAGGGAAGGCACCAAGCGTCTCGAGCAGGAGATCGCCGACCAGGCGGACATGGATGTCTTCAACGTCGGTGTCGAGATAACCTCCAAGAGCAACCTTCAGTCGTCCATCAACATCGGCAAGACCGACGTGTCCATCATCGACGACGGAGGCAAGGTCATGTCATTGGCAAGATTCTCCCCGATCGCCAGGGCCCTCCAGGCACGCAACCCGTACAGCTGGGCGATACTGGTGTCTGCACCATCGATGTTCAGGGAATCCGCGGAAAAGGCAGCAAAGAAAGTCCTCGGACTGTGATCAGCCCTTGATGACACCGATGGGCGTTAGCTTGGCGACCTTCTCAGTGAGTCCTGCGTTGCAGACGACCTCGATGACCTGATCCACGTTCTTGTATGCGCGGGGGGCCTCTTCGAGCACACCTTCCCTAGAACCGTTCCTCAGGTAGATGTCGTTGGATGCCATCTCGTTCAGGATAGAGTCCATGGACAGCGTCTTTATCGCTGCAGATCTGGACATCTGTCTTCCTGCCCCGTGGCAGGTTGAACCGAAGGTCTGCTCCATGGAGCCCTTCCTTCCTGCGAGGACATAGGTGCCTACCTTCATGTTGCCGGGGATGATGACGGGCTGTCCTACATCCCTGTAGCGCAGTGTGATCTCGGACCTTCCGGGAGCGAATGCACGTGTGGCGCCCTTCCTGTGGACCAGAACATCCTCGTGATGCTTGTCGATGTCGTGCCTCTCCTTCTTGGCGATGTTGTGCGCGACATCGTAGACAACATCCATTCCCATGTTCTCTGCGGAATCTCCAAGAACCTTCTCGAAGGATTCCCTGGCCCAGTGTGTGATCATCTGCCTGTTGGCCCAGGCATAGTTGGCACCGCAGCACATGGCCTTGTAGTAGTCCTCACCGAGCTTGGAGTCCATAGGTGCACAGGCCAGCTGCCTGTCCGGGAGGTTGACGGAGTTGGTCTTGATGTAGCGCTCCATCTCCTGAAGGTAATCGGTCGCGATCTGATGCCCGCATCCTCTGGATCCGCAGTGTACGGTGATGGCAAGAGTGCCCTGCTTCAGGCCGTATACCTTAGCCGTTCTCTCATCGAAGACGTTCTCAACCAGGTCGACCTCCAGGAAGTGGTTCCCGGAACCGAGCGATCCCAGCTGCGGAAGCCCTCTCTTCCTGGCCTTATCGTTGACTACGGATGTGTCCGCATCCTTCATGTGTCCGAACTCCTCGGTCACTTCCAGGTCCTTCTCCCATCCGTATCCGTTCTCGACCGCCCATTCCGATCCCACGGATAGGATATCGTCAAGTTCCTTGTACCCGACCTTGGTCAGTCCTTTGGAGCCCAGTCCAGACGGGACGTTCCTGTAGAGCTCGTCGATGAGCTCGTTCTTCTTGTCGCCGAGATCCTCCAGCGTGAGGTCCGTTTTGATAAGTCTAACACCGCAGTTGATGTCGAATCCGATTCCTCCGGGGGAGATCGATCCCTCGTACTCATCCACAGCGGCCACTCCGCCGATGGGGAAACCGTATCCCCAGTGGATGTCCGGCATGGCCATGGAGCTCCCCACGATACCGGGGAGGCATGCGACATTGGCGGCCTGCATGGGTGCATTGTCAGAACGTATCTGTGAGAGCATCTCCTCGCTCGCATAGATGACGGCATTGGTCTTCATCCCCAGGTTCTCGTCCATGGGGATCTCCCATCTGTTGTCGTCGATCTTGTTGAGCTTGCCCTCCCACGACATGATGATGCACCAGATTAGAAACACAATAGGGGCCGGGACCGAGATTTGAACCCGAGTCAAGGGATCCACAGTCCCCTAGGATAACCAAGCTACCCTATCCCGGCCATTTTGTAATTCGGGCAATCAGATTCCCTTACATAAACATATCGGGATTCTTCACCCTGTTGGAAACCTATGCTGAATCTATGAAAAACGCCAGGGTAACAAGGGACTAGTCCAATGAACTTATGATGCCTAAGGGCGACGGATTTTTTCTTGCGTGCCATTTCAGTGGTGTTGTCATCGATTTATGATATATTTTGGAAGCACCGACTATAGAGCGTGAGACAATGCGGAGCTGAACGGTGTTCAGTATCGCAATACTTTATAAACGAGTATATAAATCCGCAATCATGACTAACTGGAGGAAATACGGGAATCAGACTCTAGATGATTCATCACGCCGTTGGATTGGAATCGTCTTTCTAATCGCGGCAGTGGCCATGGTGATCTTCATGGTGTTCGGATACAACTACCCTCTGTACCTGGGAGAGAGTGAGTATTCGTTACCCTTGGAAAGCGCGACAATCTACAAACTCATCGCTGACGGCATCAGTATCTTCGACGGCAGCATCCCTGGAGTGTTGCTGCTCGTATTGTTCGTCATATCGATATTGATGATCCTGTTGGGAGCAGTCAACTCCTTGTGGGCAAAGGGCGGGGCAGTGCTGTACCTGATCTCATATCTCATAGCAATCTTCGCTCCCATGACCTATCCTTTGAAGATTTACATAACCACGGTGAACGTTCCGATCAGTTTCATAGATCCAGCCAATTCGGGCTCAATCGCCGCCCCCATCCTGGTGTTGGTTATAACAATGGCCATGATCCTGATAGGGGCATGGCAGCTCTCATTATCGAAAAACGAAGATTGAATGGGGTTAACCAATAACTGTTCTTGGGACAAGGGGCCGGCAATCGTCTATAGCCGGCCCAATCGCCCAAATCCTCTCTTACCATCATTTTTTAAATACAGTAATAATGACGCACCTTCATGGCAAAGAAGAATCTGATTTCGGTAGTCGACATGAAGGACGAGTGGCCCGACCTTGTCGACCTCGCAATCAAGCTCAAGGCAGAGCGCGGACACCACGGAGACCCCCTGAAGGGAAAGTCCCTCGGTATGATCTTCGAGAAGCCCAGCACAAGGACCAGGATCTCCTTCGATGTGGCGATCACCGAGCTCGGAGGACACGCAGTCTATCTGGACGAGTCCAAGATGCAGATCGGAGTCCACAGCGAGACCATGGAGGACACGGCCCGTGTCATGAGCCGCTTCGTCCACGCCATCATGTATCGTGCGAATGACTACAAGATGATGGACAAGCTCGGAGATTGGGCATCCGTTCCCGTAGTCAGCGGACTGGACAACCTCGAGCACCCCTGCCAGGCATTGGCCGATATGGTCACAATCAAGGAGAAGCTCGGAGGATTCAGGGGAAAGAAGCTCGTGTACCTTGGAGACGGAAACAACGTCTGCAACTCCCTGCTCTACGCATGCGCTATCATGGGAATCGATATGGTGGCATGCTGTCCTGCTATCAGGATGCCCAACGCGGAGATTATGTGGAACGCCACTAAGATCGCCGAGGCCAACGGATCCAAGATCATCGCATCCCATGAGCCCGAGAAGGCCTGCGTGGATGCCGATGTTCTGTACACGGACACATGGATCTCCATGGGAGACACCACGTCCGAGGAAGAGGCCATCAGGATCTTCAAGCCCTACCAGATCAACGACGACACCGTCGCATTGGCGAAGCCCACATGCATCGTAATGCACTGCCTCCCCGCACACCGCGGTCAGGAGATCACCAACGAGGTCATGGAAGGACCCCACAGCGTGGTCTTCGATCAGGCAGAGAACAGGCTGCACGCACAGAAGGCAGTCCTGTACACCCTGATGAAGGGCTGAACAAAACTCAATTCACCTGGGAGGAGACAATGTCCTCGACTATGTCGAGGAACTCCTCCTTCTTTTCTTCCGGAATGGTCGCTCCCGCTGCGACGCTGTGACCTCCGCCGTACCCTCCTACGAGTCCGGAGGCGGTCTTCATAACTACAGAGAGGTCCAGGCCTCTGTCGACCAGATCCCTGTTCGCCCTGGCGGATACCTTCACCCCGTCATCCGAATCGACGAAGGCGATTATCGGCAGGTTGTGTCTGCATTCGGGAGAGTTCAGGAGCATACCGGCCACGATACCGACCACAGTGTCCCTGATCTTGTCCCCAGCATCGAAGTACTGGATGAACCTGCGCTCCCTGATCAGATGGTTGTCTTTGACATAAGATAATGCTGATGAGATGTGCCTCCTGTGGTCGGCACGGTTCTTCTCCGCATCCTTCAGCGCGGTCGTGTCCCCGCAGCATATTCTCATCCCCGTCTCCGCATCGTCGTATCTTCCGCAGGAGTTCAGGACTGTTGCGAATTCCTTAGCGTCCCTGAGTCCGGTCCCGTGTTCGAACTTCGGCAGGGTGTAGACCTCCCCGTAGATTCTCTTCTGGTCCTCGAGGCACACAAGCTCCAGAACGTTGTCCGTAACCCTCTCCTTCTCCGAGGGGTCCAGATCGTTCCAAGACCTCCATTCGCCGTTCTTCTTGAGCGGGACGTGCAGGAACTCCAGCATGTCCATGCATCCGTTGGGGTTGTCCGTGAGCCCCTCCAAGCGGGGCTCGTTGCAGTATTGGAAGAACTGTATGATGGGGCGGGTCTCCCTTCCGAAGAGCCTCAGGTCTTGCTCTATCACCAGGTCATCGTTCGCGACGGCATCGTTGACTATCATGCGGTTTATGCTGACGAGCTTGGATTGATTGGTGTCCTGGAAGTCCCCCACAGCACCGACGATGGCGAGGTAGGCGAGATCGATATTGGCGGGATCCACCACCTTCGATAACAGATAGGTCATACCTGCACCGCAGGTCTCGAAGGAGCCGTCGAACCCGTACACGTGTGGATTGAGATGGTCCACTGATACGAAGTTGTCCAGAGATGTCTGCTTCTTCCTCCATTTGGGGTCGGGAACGTGATGATCAGTGATCACAAGATTGGACCTGGAGAATTCGGACAGGTATCCGCTTCCGAGGTCGCATATCCAAACGTAATCCTCCGGGGCGTCATTGACCATAGCGATGGTCTCCTCGGTGATCTTAGGCACGAAAACAGTGCGGTGCTCCGCTCCGAGACGGTCAGCTGTGATCGTCGCGATGGAACCGGCCGTTATCCCGTCCGCATCTATGTGGGAGACGATGAGTATGCTCTTCGCCTTCCTGAGGCCAGCAGCCGCAGTGGCCAGGTCGCGCTCCATACGTCCAAGGTCACCATTTGTATCCGGCATGTTCCCTCACGAGTTTGCCGTAGATCACTCCGGCGATGTATTCGAGATTGATGGTATCTGCACGGTTGTATTCCTGCAGGATGTTCAGTGCATCCTCGTCACCGTGCCTCTTCCACATATGCCAAAGATGGACGGCCTCAGCGCCGTCCACTCCCTCGATCTCCTCGGCCCTTGTTATGCCGAGCTCGATCTCCAGGGGTTTCAGTCCTCCCTTGAATCCCACCTTCCTCGATGCGAAGCGTAGGTCGTACTGAGGGATATCGAAATCCACCTCGGGGAAGCTGTTCCTTAGAACGGGAACATCGAAGCAGCTCCCGTTGAACGTGACGAGCATCTTGGAGCCTTTCAGGGCATCCGACAGTGATTCGGAATCCAGGTCGAATCCCTCCGTCAGGGTGTACGTCTTATCCTTCCTATGGACCGTGACCACCGTGACGAGCGCATCCCTGCTCAGACCGTCGGTCTCGATATCGAGGTATGCTGCATCGTCCTTGAAGCGGTCGTACATCCTCCAATGCTCAGATTTGGGCACAAGATCGGACAATGCGCAGGCATTCTCTTCCTTCAGAAGTTCCGCAGCCTGCATGATGATCGGATCCGATTTCTCCTTCAGGGCAGGCTTGACGCAGCCGATGTTGTCGGACGATAGGAAATCGTCCCAATCAAGTATGCCCGATTCCCAGATGCTCCTCTCCTTCTTGGCACCCACTGAAGGCAGAATCTGGAAGGTGTGT
The nucleotide sequence above comes from Methanomassiliicoccales archaeon LGM-RCC1. Encoded proteins:
- a CDS encoding RtcB family protein: MSWEGKLNKIDDNRWEIPMDENLGMKTNAVIYASEEMLSQIRSDNAPMQAANVACLPGIVGSSMAMPDIHWGYGFPIGGVAAVDEYEGSISPGGIGFDINCGVRLIKTDLTLEDLGDKKNELIDELYRNVPSGLGSKGLTKVGYKELDDILSVGSEWAVENGYGWEKDLEVTEEFGHMKDADTSVVNDKARKRGLPQLGSLGSGNHFLEVDLVENVFDERTAKVYGLKQGTLAITVHCGSRGCGHQIATDYLQEMERYIKTNSVNLPDRQLACAPMDSKLGEDYYKAMCCGANYAWANRQMITHWARESFEKVLGDSAENMGMDVVYDVAHNIAKKERHDIDKHHEDVLVHRKGATRAFAPGRSEITLRYRDVGQPVIIPGNMKVGTYVLAGRKGSMEQTFGSTCHGAGRQMSRSAAIKTLSMDSILNEMASNDIYLRNGSREGVLEEAPRAYKNVDQVIEVVCNAGLTEKVAKLTPIGVIKG
- the argF gene encoding ornithine carbamoyltransferase produces the protein MAKKNLISVVDMKDEWPDLVDLAIKLKAERGHHGDPLKGKSLGMIFEKPSTRTRISFDVAITELGGHAVYLDESKMQIGVHSETMEDTARVMSRFVHAIMYRANDYKMMDKLGDWASVPVVSGLDNLEHPCQALADMVTIKEKLGGFRGKKLVYLGDGNNVCNSLLYACAIMGIDMVACCPAIRMPNAEIMWNATKIAEANGSKIIASHEPEKACVDADVLYTDTWISMGDTTSEEEAIRIFKPYQINDDTVALAKPTCIVMHCLPAHRGQEITNEVMEGPHSVVFDQAENRLHAQKAVLYTLMKG
- a CDS encoding ribonuclease H-like domain-containing protein codes for the protein MIEHTFQILPSVGAKKERSIWESGILDWDDFLSSDNIGCVKPALKEKSDPIIMQAAELLKEENACALSDLVPKSEHWRMYDRFKDDAAYLDIETDGLSRDALVTVVTVHRKDKTYTLTEGFDLDSESLSDALKGSKMLVTFNGSCFDVPVLRNSFPEVDFDIPQYDLRFASRKVGFKGGLKPLEIELGITRAEEIEGVDGAEAVHLWHMWKRHGDEDALNILQEYNRADTINLEYIAGVIYGKLVREHAGYKW
- the ileS gene encoding isoleucine--tRNA ligase — protein: MITPIRANYDAKGIEKDIQEYWKSKHAYEKTREARKGGKKFYFVDGPPYTTGAIHLGTAMNKTVKDIMIRYWSMNGYNIRDQPGFDMHGLPIEVKVEKNIGVHSKKDIEELGIDKFVNTCKEFALGLHADMTEQFKQLGVWMDWDNPYQTIKLDYIESAWWTLQRAYEKGLLKDSSRVVTWCPRCETALAEAEIEYWDETDPSIMVRFPIKGDTASLLIWTTTPWTLAANMAVAVHPDFDYARVKMSGAKGEEELIILESQADYIMQKGGYEKFEVLKRMKGQELEGIEYEPVFQLDVPKADWNYKVVTATYVEQDNTGLVHTAPGHGPDDYETGKRYGIAPFCPVAENGRYTDEFPLMVGKKVKTVHDDVIKYLDENGKLFNSSKIKHRYGHCWRCKSPIIYRNTRQWFVEVPKVKDEMLAEIDRAKWVPDWAGSTREKNWVEGARDWCISRQRYWGIPMPVWECECGEKKVVGQYEELKAGEGYTDGMDTHRPWIDGVTFKCPKCGKTMHRVPDVLDVWFDSGVAAWASLGYPHHKEEFDKWWPGDFIVEAHDQTRGWFYSQLGAGVISFDRAPYDEVMMHGWVLDPKGQKMSKSLGNVIEPLELIDQVGADSVRYYMIKSNAPWEDTAFQKDGPRNARKVLNTYWNVVNFASTYMILDKFDPEKFTIESISPYLRDEDRWMISRTEKIVKTVTQYLETRELHIVARELENYILEDLSRWYVCLVRDRSWSEGADAEADKNATYFTLYYAIMKTALVLAPIAPHIAEEVYQHMGGKKLSIHMEDWPVCDEKLIDEDIEHSMSLVRNIVDIIAAERAKMGSKLRWPLLQVFVRGNDADVNKAVKLFDDVLADQGNIKKVQYLGKDEIPSVEKDIEPVEFDEGTIFIDFNVTPEIEAEGYARELIRRIQQMRKDMKLKVEQFIDVDVASEERLVGLFETWKEHISSEVRAEKLVFTSEPKGTEVKEWDVTGKMITIGITPKE
- a CDS encoding RNA-binding protein, which codes for MSDIMIRKRKRMREKEIKALSKNLQELFGVPVFDERDPVDMAESSDFNVIFVGQDILGLVYEEKPFLTIRGILKYRPTARSVTVDMGAVPFVTNGADVMGPGITDADENVAEGDLVWIKDIKNGAPLAIGKALRSGTELKNKAGGKAIKTIHYVGDKLWKSGE
- a CDS encoding HD domain-containing protein gives rise to the protein MRSGKVIQDPVHGNIIVDGIYQDITDRPEMQRLRTVKQLGLGYLVFPGANHTRFEHCLGTYHLAGRMANAIGLGEDESKTVRMAGLLHDVCHAPFSHCLESIMEDATGLDHMELARALITGKLPNHKKVDDDLFDGLRPIGDEIAREGIDPKEVCDLIAYENSHSENLDSFMGKDHFPSRDYAHQIIHGPVDADQMDYLMRDAHYTGITHGDIDCDRLINTMTVHNDRIMIRRGGITAAEGLMVSRSLMYTSVYFHETTRIAEKMLCKSVEHSGLDLSDIYLWTDYDLVQKVIDSDGKSSNCIRRVLNRDINKKAFAVYSTDVDEEVASKLIGYANREGTKRLEQEIADQADMDVFNVGVEITSKSNLQSSINIGKTDVSIIDDGGKVMSLARFSPIARALQARNPYSWAILVSAPSMFRESAEKAAKKVLGL
- a CDS encoding DHH family phosphoesterase, coding for MPDTNGDLGRMERDLATAAAGLRKAKSILIVSHIDADGITAGSIATITADRLGAEHRTVFVPKITEETIAMVNDAPEDYVWICDLGSGYLSEFSRSNLVITDHHVPDPKWRKKQTSLDNFVSVDHLNPHVYGFDGSFETCGAGMTYLLSKVVDPANIDLAYLAIVGAVGDFQDTNQSKLVSINRMIVNDAVANDDLVIEQDLRLFGRETRPIIQFFQYCNEPRLEGLTDNPNGCMDMLEFLHVPLKKNGEWRSWNDLDPSEKERVTDNVLELVCLEDQKRIYGEVYTLPKFEHGTGLRDAKEFATVLNSCGRYDDAETGMRICCGDTTALKDAEKNRADHRRHISSALSYVKDNHLIRERRFIQYFDAGDKIRDTVVGIVAGMLLNSPECRHNLPIIAFVDSDDGVKVSARANRDLVDRGLDLSVVMKTASGLVGGYGGGHSVAAGATIPEEKKEEFLDIVEDIVSSQVN